One Numidum massiliense genomic window, ATGCACATCAATAGCAATTAGTTGGCACGTTGCCGACACGGGACAGGCAATTTTTTTACGGAGAGGCGGAGACGAAGAGAACCTTGCCGTAAACACACGTCCGTTTAACGACGCGTGTTTATTGACGGTAAGGTTTTTTGACTCTAAGATCAGTTGCGTGTCGCAGACGCCTTAATTGTGAAAAAAAAGGAGTTTAAGAGGAGGTTCTTATTTATGCGCCGCAAGCGGAAGTGGCTGCACGTCGCCGTTGTACTCATGTTGTCGTTATCTGTCGCTTTAGCCGCGTGTTCATCGTCCAAAGACGTGGGAGGGAAAGACGGCAAAACGGGGAAGATCGTGCTTTATTCGCCGGAGACGCCGGACATGTCGAAAGAGCTCGCGCAAGCTTTTGAAAAGGCTTTCTCAGGGTCGAAAGTAGACGATCAATACGGTGGGACGAGTGTCATCGTCAACAAATTGATTGCGGAAAAAAGTAGTCCGAAAGCGGACGTTTGGTACGGTGGCGGGGGAATTTTTCCTTTTGAATCGGCGAAAAGCAAAGATATTATTACATCGTACACCCCGGAGTACGCCAAAGATTGGAAAGTCGTGCAAAACGGGATTAAAATGCGCGACGACGATTGGGACTGGGTCGGCGTCAACGTATTCGTGTTAGGTTTTATTTACAATACTGATCTCGTCAAAAAAGAAGATGCCCCAAAAACGTGGGACGATTTGCTCGATCCGAAGTGGAAGGGCAAAGTGCAAATGCCGAATCCGGCCGCATCTGGTACGGCGACGTTAACCGTCCTCAGCCAGCTCATGAAGCGCGGCGACGACGAAGGCTGGAAGTACTTCGAAAAGCTCGTCGAGCAGACGAATGCGATTCCCGATTCTGGGCTCGCACCGTCGCAAGCGGTTGCAAAAGGGGAAGCGGAGGTGGCGATCGCCTTTGACTTCATGGCTTATGAAATGCAAGGGCGCGGAGAAAGTGTCGACTTCGTCGTCCCCGATGAAACGCCGATTCTCGTCAACCCAGCGACGTTAGTTAAGGACGGCCCCAATCCGGAAGGGGGCAAACAGCTCATCGACTATTTGCTCTCCAAAGAGGGGCAAGAACTGTTCGCTAAGTGGTACATGATTCCAATTCGCGACGACGTCGAGTCAAAAACGCCGCTAAACTTGGAGAAGGTGCTTCCACACGCCCAAGACTTAGACTACGATTGGGTCGTGAAAAATTACGACCGCATCCGCGAAGAGTGGCAAGAAAAATTTGATTAGGGGTAATAGCGATGGGTTCAGTGATGATTGAACATTTGTATAAACAGTTTGACGATTTCGTGGCATTAGACGATGTCAACCTAGAGATTAAGGAGGGCGAGTTTTTCGCCCTCTTGGGTCCGTCCGGCTGTGGGAAAACGACGACGATGCGCTGCGTCGCCGGGTTTGAAGACCCTAGCTCGGGGCGTATTTTGATCGGCGACAAAGACGTCAGCCACGTGCCGGCGAATGCGCGCAGCTGCGGCATGGTGTTCCAAAGCTACGCCTTATTCCCACACTTGACCGTGTTTGAAAATGTCGCCTACAGCTTAAACGTGCGTCGTTTTTACGAAGGTGGGGTTGGGACGAAGTTTGCGGTTTTAAGCCGCCTCTTCAGCCGCAAGTTCGGGAAGGTTCCTACAGACATTGAGCAAAAAGTGCGAGATACGCTCGACTTTGTCGAGCTGGGTCACTTAGCCGACCGACTGCCGGGGCAGCTATCCGGCGGACAACAACAGCGGGTCGCTTTGGCGCGCGCACTCATTATGGAACCGGCCGTATTGTTAATGGATGAGCCGTTGTCCAACTTAGATAAAAAATTGCGCAATAGCATGCGGGTGACGATTCGCCAAATCCAGCAAAAAGTAGGCATTACGACGATTTTTGTTACACACGACCAAGAAGAAGCAATGAGCATGGCCGACCGCGTGGCGGTGATGTCGGGGGGCAAAGTCGTTCAGATTGACACGCCGACGAACTTGTACAGCCACCCGAACTCCGAGTTCGTCGCCGACTTTGTCGGATCGTCTAATATTTTTACGGCGGCAGTTAAAGCGAGTGACGCACGCGAAGGGACGACGCTGTCATTCGGCGAGCAACAAACGTTGCAGTCGGCATTCCCAGCGTACGACACGGAGGTGCAAGTGCTCATTCGCCCGGAAAGCATCCAACTGTACACGGAAAAACAAGTCGCACCGTCGTTGAATGTGCTCACTGGAATAGTGACACTGGCCACTTACTTAGGGTCGACGGTTCGCTACGACGTGCAAGTAGGGGCACACGCCTTTCAAGTCGATACGATTTTTAAAAATGGAGGGCCACTTCTTTCACCCGGGGCGAAGGTGACGTTAGCTGTTGAGCCGGAGCGGGTGGTGATTTTATGAAGCCAGAAAAACACTCACAACCGTCCGCTCCCGGGCAGCCCGTACAACCTTCCGGTACAGAACAACCCGTACAACCGCAACCGCCCGGTCCAAAGCAACGTGCCACACGTCACCGTAAACGCAGGCCGCGTTTTGACGGTTTTACCGTTGTGAAGTGGCTTGTATACGTGTTTTTTGCCCTTTTTCTCATCCTGCCGCTGCTCTCGATTTTTTTAGTCAGTTTCATCGGCGAACCGGTTAACATTCTCGGTAGCTTTATCGACGGTGACGTGTTACAGACGACCTTGCAGCAACTATCGTCGCTCTCGCTCCAACCGTATACAGAGATGTTGGGGAAGCTGCGATATTTACTGTCTTTGTGGAACAGTGTAAAACTGGCGCTCGGCGTCGCTGTTCTAGTCACTATCGTCGTGTTGCCGATCGCCTACGCCTATGCGCGCACGAACATGCCGTTTAAGAAGTTATTCGCCGTGCTTTCGACTGTGCCGCTCGTCATGCCGACGTTTATCGCCGCAAACGCCTTTATTCTCATGTTCGGCGAGACCGGGTGGGTCAATTACATGTGGCGCACACTCGGTGGCGATGGGGTGTTGTTTGAAGTGAAATCGATGCTCGGCATCGTGCTCGTGCAGCTATTCTTCTTTTTCCCTTACGCTTTATGGCCGATGGTCGCCGCCTTTAAAGTGAGCGATGTGACGCTGGAGGAAGCGTCGCAAAATTTAGGGGCAAAAGGGCCGTTTACGTTTTTTCGCGTCACCCTGCCACTAGCGACGCCAGGCATTATTTCGAGCATGTTGCTTGTGTTTACTGTCAGTTTTTCCGACTTCGGGACGCCGATCTTCATGGCCCCGAAAAAGCTCAACTTAATCGTCGTCGATGCGTACCGCGAAATATCTGGCTTTTTTAACTGGTCGGGGTCAGCGATTCTAACCGTCGTCATGGTACTCGTCGCCGCGCTGTTTTTCTGGTTACAGCGGTTAGTGACGAAAGGGCGGGAGTACGGTACGATTTCCGGAAAGCCGACGCGGCAAAAATTAGTGTCGCACAAAGGGGTGACACGCGGGTTAGCCGTGTACACGTTTATTGTCATGTTCATCCCTTTGCTCGCACTCGGGACGATTGTGCTCGCTTCACTGGCGACGACGTGGGGGCACAAGGCGCTCCCCGACGGGTATACGTTTGCCCATTATGCGACTATTTTTAGCAGCTCGTCGGAAAACGTCGTCAACAGTTTAGTGTTGGCCTTCGGTTCCCTGCTGCTAAGTGTCGTCATTGCGACCTTCGTCTCTTACTTTGTCGTACGCCGCGGTTCGGCCGGCCTCGACTTCTTGTCGTCGATCCCCCTCGTCATTCCCGGCATTGCCATCGGGGTCGCTTTTATTCAAACGTTTAACGCGACACCACTACAACTGACGGGGACGGCGCTCATCCTGATCGTCGCTTACACGGTTCGGCGCATG contains:
- a CDS encoding extracellular solute-binding protein translates to MRRKRKWLHVAVVLMLSLSVALAACSSSKDVGGKDGKTGKIVLYSPETPDMSKELAQAFEKAFSGSKVDDQYGGTSVIVNKLIAEKSSPKADVWYGGGGIFPFESAKSKDIITSYTPEYAKDWKVVQNGIKMRDDDWDWVGVNVFVLGFIYNTDLVKKEDAPKTWDDLLDPKWKGKVQMPNPAASGTATLTVLSQLMKRGDDEGWKYFEKLVEQTNAIPDSGLAPSQAVAKGEAEVAIAFDFMAYEMQGRGESVDFVVPDETPILVNPATLVKDGPNPEGGKQLIDYLLSKEGQELFAKWYMIPIRDDVESKTPLNLEKVLPHAQDLDYDWVVKNYDRIREEWQEKFD
- a CDS encoding ABC transporter permease, which codes for MKPEKHSQPSAPGQPVQPSGTEQPVQPQPPGPKQRATRHRKRRPRFDGFTVVKWLVYVFFALFLILPLLSIFLVSFIGEPVNILGSFIDGDVLQTTLQQLSSLSLQPYTEMLGKLRYLLSLWNSVKLALGVAVLVTIVVLPIAYAYARTNMPFKKLFAVLSTVPLVMPTFIAANAFILMFGETGWVNYMWRTLGGDGVLFEVKSMLGIVLVQLFFFFPYALWPMVAAFKVSDVTLEEASQNLGAKGPFTFFRVTLPLATPGIISSMLLVFTVSFSDFGTPIFMAPKKLNLIVVDAYREISGFFNWSGSAILTVVMVLVAALFFWLQRLVTKGREYGTISGKPTRQKLVSHKGVTRGLAVYTFIVMFIPLLALGTIVLASLATTWGHKALPDGYTFAHYATIFSSSSENVVNSLVLAFGSLLLSVVIATFVSYFVVRRGSAGLDFLSSIPLVIPGIAIGVAFIQTFNATPLQLTGTALILIVAYTVRRMPYMIRSTMGTMMAIKRDIEEAAVNLGASPLLAALTVVGPLMLPGISAGAILVFVTVIKETSISVLIGQGDWAPMSLSVFQNMLRGQYYTASAMAVFIIAIVIVLQVVARKLTRDEMY
- a CDS encoding ABC transporter ATP-binding protein; the protein is MGSVMIEHLYKQFDDFVALDDVNLEIKEGEFFALLGPSGCGKTTTMRCVAGFEDPSSGRILIGDKDVSHVPANARSCGMVFQSYALFPHLTVFENVAYSLNVRRFYEGGVGTKFAVLSRLFSRKFGKVPTDIEQKVRDTLDFVELGHLADRLPGQLSGGQQQRVALARALIMEPAVLLMDEPLSNLDKKLRNSMRVTIRQIQQKVGITTIFVTHDQEEAMSMADRVAVMSGGKVVQIDTPTNLYSHPNSEFVADFVGSSNIFTAAVKASDAREGTTLSFGEQQTLQSAFPAYDTEVQVLIRPESIQLYTEKQVAPSLNVLTGIVTLATYLGSTVRYDVQVGAHAFQVDTIFKNGGPLLSPGAKVTLAVEPERVVIL